GCAGTTTCTGAATTAAAAAAGCAAATTTTAAAAATTGATAATAATCAAAACAATTTATTAAATTTCACAATTGAAGACTATTATTCTCAATATTTTAAATCATTGATTAGTGATGATAATTTTGCTCCTTTTGTTGAAGATATAACATTACCTACTTCATAGAATTTATAAATAGCAAACATGTTAACAAATTTAATAAAAAATCTAAATACAAATTGACGTGATAGTTTATTAAAACAAATTAATTATTCTTATTTTGACAATCTTAATAAAATTGTTACCAATTCTTATTTAAATAATGAAGTTTTTCCCAAAAAAGAAAATATATTTAATGCATTTAATTTTTTTAATGTTGAAGAAACAAAAGTAGTGATTATTGGACAAGATCCATATCATAATAATAATCAAGCTAATGGATTAGCTTTTGGTATCAATCCTAATTGTAAATTTCCGCCTAGTTTATCAAATATAGCAATAGAATTGAAAAATGATTTAAATGTTGAATTGAAAGATTATTCCTTAGTTTCATGAGCAAAACAAAAAATTTTATTGTTAAATACTAATTTAACTGTAATGTCACATAAACCTTTAAGTCATTCTAAAATTGGTTGAGAAAATCTAATTATTAATGAACTTAAATATTTATTAACTGTGAAACCAAATGTTATTTTTGTTTCGTGAGGTCAACATGCTAAAAAAATTATTGATTTATTGAATGTCAAATATTTAGTATCATCAGCTCATCCTTCGCCATTTAGTGCTCACAATTTCTTTAATACAAAACCTTTTAGTAAAATAAATAATTTTTTACTTGAAACTAGACAAGCAATTATAAATTGATAAATGGTAAAATTATTACCTATGAATAACGAAATTTTTTTAATTAATAACAATGTAAAAAATTCTACAGATATCAGCGTCAATCCCGCATGAGCTATTGGTGTTTTTGCATCATTGGTAGTTTTTATATTGTTAATTTCAATTTTGAAAAAAATTTATGTTTATTTTGTGCATAAAAAACGATATTTTGTAATTCCGCATGTTAGTGTGAAAGGAATGACAAATATTGCTATGGTTATAGCAATGGCTGTTAGTCTTATCATAATAATTATGGCAATTACTGGCGGTCTTGCTGGCGTTTTATTTAGATCATATCCTGGAACAAGAGTGTCTATAGAAATTATTTTAGTTAAAATTTCAGGATTACTTTTTGGACCAATTATTGGTTTAGTGTCGGGTGCAGCAATTGATTTGTTAGCAGTTACTTTGTCAGCTGGTTTTTTTCATTATGGTTATTTTATGGCAGCAATGCTAACGGGGTTATTAGCTGGTTCATTAAGATCTGTAATTAATTTATCAAAAGTATCTAAACGGAAAGATCTTATACTTGTGATATGTTTAACATTGTTTGTTATAGTTTCTATTATCATATCAATTTCTTCATTTGCAGCAATTCCAGGTTTAACTGAAATTGGTTTTGTTTTAAAATTACCAGGAACGCCTATAGATATTCATCTTTCTGAAGTTCAATTTTTCTTGTTAATAATAGGAACTTCATTGATTGTAATATTAACTATATGAATTATTTTTATTATTAAATATTTTTATAGTAAAAATCATAATTTCAATATAAGTAATTTAACATATAAACAATATAAACACGGAAATCACAAAAGTTCTATTTTATTAATTTTAAAAAATAATTGATATGAACCTCTGGTAACTACAATTACTTTGGCATTTAGTGTTGGTTTATTAGTTAATGTCTTGTTTTTACCAATTTTTGATGCACAAATTACTGGCCAAACTTATACATTTTGAGTTTTATTTAGATTTTTAATATTATTTGTTTTATTTGCAATTGATGTTATTGTAATATACCCAATTCTATTAATTGTAACTCCAATTGTTAAATATAATTATCAAGATGAATTAGTTGAAGATTTAGATATACTTGTTAAGTATGAAACATGAAATTTTAAAGAAACGGAATCAGATATGTTTGAAAAAGAAATTGTAGAATGTAGCAAATCATTGTTGTTTTCTTTAAGTGATAAACAATTAGAAGAATTATCAAAAGATTTTAATGAAATTATTCATAGTTTTGAAAATGTTTCAAAAATAGATACAACTAATTTGGAACCATGCAATTATCCGATCTCAATCTCAATTCATAAATTGAGAGAAGATGAAGTCAATAATGATTTAAATTATGTTGATATTATGCAGTGTCCTGAAAAAGTTGAAAACAATTTAGTAAAAGTTTATTAATTGTTTATAGGGATTTATAAGTTATGCGTTCAAAAATTATAGATTTACACCAACAATTAAAAAGTCAAAATATTTCTGCTACTAAATTAATTAAAAAAACCATAAGAAAAATTTCTAAATTTAAAAAAACAAATTTTTTAATTAATACTAATATTGTTGAAAGCACAAGGTTATCAAAGCATTTAGATAAAAGTGAAAATTTTTCTAAATCATTTTTAGCATGTATTCCATATGTATTAAAAGATAATATATCAACCAAAGATATAATAACAACTGGTGGATCTAAATTTTTAGAAAATTATATTCCACCTTATGATGCTACAGTATATAAATTACTTAAAAAAAATAATGCTATTCTTGTTGGCAAAGCTAATTTAGATGAATTTGGATTAGGTGGAACTGGTTCATTTTCAGCATATGGAATTGTCTCGCATCCATTTAATAAAAAACACATTGCTGGTGGTAGTTCTTCAGGTAGTGCAGTTGCTGTTGCCTCAGGTGTAGTTCCATTTTCAATTGGAACAGATACAGGGGATTCAATTCGTAGACCTGCTAGTTTTTGTGGAGTTGTTGGATACAAACCGACATATGGTTTAATATCAAGACACGGAGTATATCCATATGCTCCTTCATTAGATCATGTTGGTGTGTTTGCTAATACAATTGTTGATGTTGCCTTAGTAGCTGATGCTATTATTGCTTATGACACAAATGATTTTAGTAGTCAAAAATTTAATAAAAATTTATTTGTTAGTTTGAATGAGCCTATTAGTGATTTTACTATTGGTTATCCTGCTAATATTGAAATATATATGGATGAAAACATTTTAACAGCTTGAAATAAATTGAAATCATTATTGTTAACAAATAACATCAAATTAGTTCCTCTGGGGATTAATCTAGAATTACTTAATGCAATAAATCCTATTTATAAAATTATTTCTTATTCTGAAGCGGTAAGTTGTTATTCAAGTTTTACAGGTATTCCTTTTGGAAAACATTTAGAAGGTAATAATTTTGAAGAAATTGCAGAAAAATCAAGAACTTTATTATTTGGAGATCAATTAAAATATCGTTTTACAATAGGTTCATTTGCTTTAAAAAAAGAAAATTTTGATAAATACTACTTGAAATCTAAATTAGTTAGAACAAAATTAGTAAATCATTTTAATGATGATTTCTTGAAAAAAGTAGATGTTGTTATGTCTATTGGTTCATCATGTTTAGCACCTTTAATAAAGGATGTAGTAGAGAACAAAAAACCTACATCTAATTTGATTGATGATTTTCTTCAAATTTCAAACTTTGCTGGAGCTCCTTCAATTACGATACCATTTGCAAAAGATGATAAAAATTTATTTTTAGGTGTTAATCTTACAGCCGCACAATTTAAAGATGACTTATTATTAAAAATTGCTTTAGTTATTGAAAACATTATCAATACGAAAGGAGTAATAAATGTTTAATTTTGAAACAATTATTGGTATTGAAGTACATGTTGCTTTAAATACTAAAACTAAAATGTTTTCTCCAGCAAAAAATAATCATAATGATAAACCTAATGTAAATTTACATATAAATGATTTAGGCTTACCGGGGACGTTGCCTCAACCCAATAAAGAAGCAATTAAAAAAGCTTTTATTTTAGCTAAAGCATTACATATGCAAGATGTAGATTATTTATTAAGGTTTGATAGAAAAAATTATTTTTATCAAGATTTACCTAAAGGTTTTCAAATTACACAACAATATCACCCCTTTGCACAAAATGGTTATTTGGAAGTTAATAGTAATAATAAAGATTATCATTTTAAAATTCAAAGATTTCATATTGAAGAAGATACAGCAAAACAATATGCAGTAGATGATCATTTATTTTTAGATTATAATCGAGCTGGATCACCATTAATTGAAATTGTCACAGATCCAATTTTTTTTAATGCTGAGGAAGTTAAATTGTATTTGTCAACATTACGCCAAATTTTAATTCATAATAATATATCTGATGCAAAAATGGAATCAGGATCAATGCGAGCTGATATTAATTTATCAATTCGCCCAGTAGGTTCTAAAAATTTAGGCACAAGAGTTGAAATTAAAAATGTTAATTCTATAAATAATATTGAAAAAGCAATTAAATATGAAACTAATCGTCAAATTGAATCATTGTTAATTGGTAAACCTATTATTCAAAGCACAATGCGATTTGATGATCAAGAAAATAAAACAGTTTATATGCGCGAAAAAACATCAAATGTTGATTATAGATATATGCGTGAACCTAATATTATTCAAATTTCATTAGATGAAAAATGAAGCAATGAAATTTATGAAAAAAATAAAATTATTTTTCCAAGTGAAATTGCAAAAAAACTAAAAGCAGTAGGTATAGAAGAACAAAAAATCAATATTTTATTAGATGATGTGCATGCATTAAATGCATTTAACTTTATTGCTTCATCAACTAATAATTACAAAGAAACATCAAGATGATTATTAGTTGAATTAGCAGGAATTATGAATGATTTAAATCATACTTTTGAAAAAAATGTAAAGGAAGTAGATTTAATTAATATTATTGAATTGATAAATTTATTAAATCAAGAAAAAATTAATGGCAAACAAGCTAAAATCATTTTAGAACATAGTTATAAATTCAAAAAGAAGCCTAGCGATTTGATTGTTGAATTAAAAATGGAACAAATTGTTGATCCAATTAAAATTGAAGAAATATTAAAACCAATTTTTGCAAATAATGAAGTTAAAATTAAAAAAGATTATAAAAATCGTGCAGATCGTGTTGAAAGTATGCTATTAGGATTACTAATGAAAGCTACAAATGGTCAAGCTAATCCCGGCATTTCAACAAAAATCGTTAAAGAAATGTTAAAAAAATATGAATAATAAATTAAGTTTAGAGATAGCAGCCGGTGGTATTATTACTATAATTGATGACAAAACTAATTCAATTAATATTTTGTTAGCTTTAACAAAGAATCATAATCCATATTGAGGATTTCCAAAGGGACATACTGAATTAAATGAAAATTTAGTAGAAACAGCTATTAGAGAAATTAAAGAAGAAACAAATTTAGATGTAACTTTGGTAAATTCAAAACTAAATTGATTAAATGAATACTCGCCTTTTCCTGGTACTATAAAAAAAGTTACATATTTTTGATTTAAACCAAAAGACATTAGTCAACTTAAAAAACAAGAATCTGAAATTTCAAAATTAATTTGAGTTGATTATAAAGAAGTTTTTAAATATTTGACTTATCCTAGAGATCGAGAAATTTTTATTGAATTTTTAAATGATTCAAAACTAACAAAAAATATAAAATTGTTCAAACAAAAATTGAATAATAAATAATTAAATAATTTTTTAATTTTTATTAAATTCTTAAAACACATAAAAATAAAATTTTTCTAATTTTGTAAATTTTTGTTCACTTATTATTAAAAAAGGAGCATTTAAATTTTTATTTTTATAATGAAAGCAAATCGAGGAATGTTTTTAGAAACAATAATTAACCGAACTATTGAATATTATAAAAACAAGAATGTAGCATATTTTTCTAAAAGATTTTTACCTATAAAAATTTATTCATTTAATGGCAATAGAATTCAAGGATGATTAGATTCAAAAACACAAACAGATTACTATGGAATTTTTAAAGGTAAATATTTAGATTTTGAAGCAAAGCAAACTAGTACAAACAATTTACCATTAGCTAATATCAAGAATCATCAAATAATTCATATGAAAAATGTTACAAAATTTGGCGCAATAGTTTTTTTTATAATTTATTTTTCAAAATTTGATAAATTTTTTCTTTTGTTGTTTGATAAGTTTTTGAATTTTATTGAAACAAATAATAAATGTTCGTCTATATCTTTTGAATATTTAATAGCAAATGCTATTGAATTAGATTTGATATTTCCAGGTGTATTAGA
This is a stretch of genomic DNA from Mycoplasmoides pirum ATCC 25960. It encodes these proteins:
- a CDS encoding uracil-DNA glycosylase — its product is MLTNLIKNLNTNWRDSLLKQINYSYFDNLNKIVTNSYLNNEVFPKKENIFNAFNFFNVEETKVVIIGQDPYHNNNQANGLAFGINPNCKFPPSLSNIAIELKNDLNVELKDYSLVSWAKQKILLLNTNLTVMSHKPLSHSKIGWENLIINELKYLLTVKPNVIFVSWGQHAKKIIDLLNVKYLVSSAHPSPFSAHNFFNTKPFSKINNFLLETRQAIINW
- the gatC gene encoding Asp-tRNA(Asn)/Glu-tRNA(Gln) amidotransferase subunit GatC, with amino-acid sequence MNNEIFLINNNVKNSTDISVNPAWAIGVFASLVVFILLISILKKIYVYFVHKKRYFVIPHVSVKGMTNIAMVIAMAVSLIIIIMAITGGLAGVLFRSYPGTRVSIEIILVKISGLLFGPIIGLVSGAAIDLLAVTLSAGFFHYGYFMAAMLTGLLAGSLRSVINLSKVSKRKDLILVICLTLFVIVSIIISISSFAAIPGLTEIGFVLKLPGTPIDIHLSEVQFFLLIIGTSLIVILTIWIIFIIKYFYSKNHNFNISNLTYKQYKHGNHKSSILLILKNNWYEPLVTTITLAFSVGLLVNVLFLPIFDAQITGQTYTFWVLFRFLILFVLFAIDVIVIYPILLIVTPIVKYNYQDELVEDLDILVKYETWNFKETESDMFEKEIVECSKSLLFSLSDKQLEELSKDFNEIIHSFENVSKIDTTNLEPCNYPISISIHKLREDEVNNDLNYVDIMQCPEKVENNLVKVY
- the gatA gene encoding Asp-tRNA(Asn)/Glu-tRNA(Gln) amidotransferase subunit GatA, encoding MRSKIIDLHQQLKSQNISATKLIKKTIRKISKFKKTNFLINTNIVESTRLSKHLDKSENFSKSFLACIPYVLKDNISTKDIITTGGSKFLENYIPPYDATVYKLLKKNNAILVGKANLDEFGLGGTGSFSAYGIVSHPFNKKHIAGGSSSGSAVAVASGVVPFSIGTDTGDSIRRPASFCGVVGYKPTYGLISRHGVYPYAPSLDHVGVFANTIVDVALVADAIIAYDTNDFSSQKFNKNLFVSLNEPISDFTIGYPANIEIYMDENILTAWNKLKSLLLTNNIKLVPLGINLELLNAINPIYKIISYSEAVSCYSSFTGIPFGKHLEGNNFEEIAEKSRTLLFGDQLKYRFTIGSFALKKENFDKYYLKSKLVRTKLVNHFNDDFLKKVDVVMSIGSSCLAPLIKDVVENKKPTSNLIDDFLQISNFAGAPSITIPFAKDDKNLFLGVNLTAAQFKDDLLLKIALVIENIINTKGVINV
- the gatB gene encoding Asp-tRNA(Asn)/Glu-tRNA(Gln) amidotransferase subunit GatB — its product is MFNFETIIGIEVHVALNTKTKMFSPAKNNHNDKPNVNLHINDLGLPGTLPQPNKEAIKKAFILAKALHMQDVDYLLRFDRKNYFYQDLPKGFQITQQYHPFAQNGYLEVNSNNKDYHFKIQRFHIEEDTAKQYAVDDHLFLDYNRAGSPLIEIVTDPIFFNAEEVKLYLSTLRQILIHNNISDAKMESGSMRADINLSIRPVGSKNLGTRVEIKNVNSINNIEKAIKYETNRQIESLLIGKPIIQSTMRFDDQENKTVYMREKTSNVDYRYMREPNIIQISLDEKWSNEIYEKNKIIFPSEIAKKLKAVGIEEQKINILLDDVHALNAFNFIASSTNNYKETSRWLLVELAGIMNDLNHTFEKNVKEVDLINIIELINLLNQEKINGKQAKIILEHSYKFKKKPSDLIVELKMEQIVDPIKIEEILKPIFANNEVKIKKDYKNRADRVESMLLGLLMKATNGQANPGISTKIVKEMLKKYE
- a CDS encoding NUDIX domain-containing protein, which codes for MNNKLSLEIAAGGIITIIDDKTNSINILLALTKNHNPYWGFPKGHTELNENLVETAIREIKEETNLDVTLVNSKLNWLNEYSPFPGTIKKVTYFWFKPKDISQLKKQESEISKLIWVDYKEVFKYLTYPRDREIFIEFLNDSKLTKNIKLFKQKLNNK
- a CDS encoding Holliday junction resolvase RecU; the protein is MKANRGMFLETIINRTIEYYKNKNVAYFSKRFLPIKIYSFNGNRIQGWLDSKTQTDYYGIFKGKYLDFEAKQTSTNNLPLANIKNHQIIHMKNVTKFGAIVFFIIYFSKFDKFFLLLFDKFLNFIETNNKCSSISFEYLIANAIELDLIFPGVLDLQSKLDNLV